A region of Paenibacillus sp. 37 DNA encodes the following proteins:
- a CDS encoding alpha/beta hydrolase family protein, producing MRLFEILLFFSSVCLLAFLFIPNQRIRRTALLMTSGVGFIILVIHFLAEGYRIQLVFLYGFTTLMFMFSLIKVVRTQKGVWPASRIPRVLGPLFIAIGLIATVCFHYVFPVFDLPAPTGKLKVGTQVFHFVDPNQEETFGKSETGKRELMVQVWYPAEAGTGKYTPFIPNPRILSYMAENYGLPGFTFQHLKYVSSHAYLATEVSSAQASYPLILANPGFGSSRFLHTSQAENLASHGYIVAVIDHTYNTFATEFPDGQITTSTTSDLFSPEHDYRTERENRDKLGKVLTDDVVFVLDQFELIQSGKIPSQLKGKVDVGHIGVFGHSIGGATAYDASYDPRIKAGIDLDGGLYGLHDKEGLRKPILFMNSESGYEKLKMLIDHRVYTDVELERMGNTREWVDQERKDKKLELDRMRKTVAAGGQVLYIDNAEHLNFTDVQFISPIFKILGITGKIAPDRANFIINSYMLDFFDMYLKEKGGILMNGPDSRFPEVKFITPLL from the coding sequence GTGAGGTTATTTGAAATCCTATTATTCTTCTCTAGTGTATGTTTATTGGCATTTTTGTTCATTCCCAATCAACGTATACGAAGAACAGCTTTGCTCATGACAAGCGGAGTCGGCTTTATTATTTTAGTGATACATTTTCTAGCTGAAGGATACAGGATTCAGCTTGTATTCTTATACGGATTTACGACCCTGATGTTCATGTTTTCTCTTATAAAAGTTGTTCGAACGCAGAAAGGAGTGTGGCCAGCCTCCCGAATTCCTAGAGTGCTTGGTCCCCTTTTTATTGCAATTGGGCTGATCGCAACAGTCTGTTTCCACTATGTGTTTCCGGTTTTTGACCTTCCAGCACCAACTGGCAAGTTAAAAGTAGGCACACAAGTCTTTCATTTCGTCGATCCAAACCAGGAGGAGACATTCGGGAAATCAGAGACAGGCAAGAGAGAATTAATGGTTCAGGTGTGGTATCCGGCTGAAGCTGGCACTGGGAAGTATACTCCATTTATCCCTAATCCCCGAATCTTATCTTATATGGCGGAGAATTATGGTCTCCCCGGGTTTACTTTTCAACACCTGAAGTATGTATCCAGTCATGCTTACTTGGCGACTGAAGTCTCTTCGGCTCAGGCCTCATACCCACTGATTCTTGCAAATCCCGGTTTTGGTTCCTCCAGGTTTCTTCACACGTCACAAGCCGAAAATCTGGCGAGTCACGGATATATCGTGGCAGTGATCGACCACACCTATAATACATTCGCAACCGAGTTTCCGGACGGTCAAATCACGACCAGCACAACCAGCGATTTGTTTTCACCCGAACATGATTACAGAACAGAAAGAGAAAACCGTGACAAGTTGGGAAAAGTGTTAACCGACGATGTGGTGTTTGTGCTGGACCAATTCGAACTGATTCAATCGGGGAAAATTCCAAGTCAGCTAAAAGGGAAGGTGGATGTGGGTCATATAGGAGTGTTCGGTCATTCCATTGGAGGAGCGACGGCCTATGATGCTTCATACGATCCACGAATAAAAGCTGGGATAGACCTTGATGGAGGACTTTATGGTCTGCATGACAAAGAGGGCCTGCGGAAGCCGATTTTGTTCATGAACTCGGAAAGTGGATACGAAAAATTAAAAATGTTGATCGATCACCGAGTCTACACGGATGTTGAACTTGAGCGTATGGGTAATACAAGAGAGTGGGTGGATCAAGAAAGGAAAGACAAAAAGTTGGAGCTTGATCGGATGCGTAAAACAGTTGCCGCAGGGGGACAAGTTCTATATATCGATAATGCGGAGCATTTAAATTTTACAGACGTGCAGTTCATTTCTCCAATTTTCAAAATTCTGGGTATTACAGGGAAGATTGCGCCCGATAGAGCGAATTTCATTATTAATTCCTATATGCTGGATTTCTTTGATATGTATCTGAAAGAAAAGGGTGGAATCTTAATGAATGGACCCGATAGTCGGTTTCCGGAAGTGAAGTTCATAACCCCACTATTATAA
- a CDS encoding ketoacyl-ACP synthase III: MNHQSKATITAMGTYVPDRILTNADLEKLVETSDEWIVQRTGMRERRIAADDQYVSDLATKAVEDMIRRYDVSVEDVDMILVATSTPEYAFPSTASRVQANLKISHTGVLDLNAACAGFTYGLQLADSLVTSGMYRKVLVIGAETLSKITDYTDRTTCVLFGDGAGALLVERSSGAEGDFMAAVSGTHGEGGVHLYKTGLSSEMNGVPLQGEGCLVQNGREIYKWAVRTIPEQLDKLITKAELSPDQIDWFVPHSANMRMIEAVCERGPVPLERTLTSVEYRGNTSAASIPLALQLAVDEGKLKEGQSVALFGFGGGLTYAGLVLRWGVPDKVQ, translated from the coding sequence ATGAATCATCAATCAAAGGCAACCATCACGGCAATGGGGACGTATGTACCGGATCGAATATTAACGAATGCTGATCTGGAGAAATTAGTGGAGACTAGTGACGAATGGATTGTGCAACGTACAGGCATGAGAGAACGGCGAATTGCAGCTGATGATCAATATGTATCTGACCTGGCTACGAAGGCTGTAGAAGATATGATACGTCGTTATGATGTGAGTGTAGAAGATGTGGATATGATCCTTGTGGCTACAAGTACACCTGAATATGCTTTCCCAAGTACGGCATCCAGAGTACAGGCTAATCTTAAGATCTCACACACGGGTGTACTGGATTTAAATGCTGCATGCGCAGGTTTTACCTACGGACTACAGCTTGCTGACAGTCTGGTGACCAGTGGAATGTACCGCAAAGTACTGGTTATTGGAGCAGAGACATTATCCAAAATTACGGATTATACAGACCGTACAACTTGTGTACTGTTTGGTGATGGAGCGGGGGCCCTCTTGGTGGAGAGATCATCGGGTGCTGAAGGTGACTTTATGGCAGCCGTATCAGGTACACATGGAGAAGGCGGTGTACATCTCTATAAGACTGGCTTATCTTCTGAGATGAATGGTGTGCCTTTACAGGGTGAGGGATGTCTTGTCCAGAATGGCAGAGAGATTTATAAGTGGGCTGTACGGACGATCCCAGAGCAATTGGATAAGCTGATAACAAAAGCTGAATTAAGCCCTGACCAGATTGACTGGTTTGTCCCGCATAGTGCAAATATGAGAATGATTGAAGCTGTTTGCGAACGTGGTCCTGTTCCTTTGGAACGTACGTTAACCAGTGTCGAGTATCGTGGGAACACATCGGCTGCTTCCATTCCGCTTGCTTTACAGCTTGCAGTGGATGAAGGAAAATTGAAAGAAGGACAGAGCGTAGCTCTCTTTGGCTTTGGCGGTGGTCTGACGTACGCAGGTCTGGTACTGAGATGGGGCGTACCGGACAAAGTTCAGTAA
- a CDS encoding amidase family protein yields the protein MTYHGSVLKKSGTLLLAGAVVATTWGGTVPSASAATATPTSKTIVAAVSKGKAPVTPAAFVQAMEEAATLAGVPFTMDKFSGTTVQRKDAAVALQQWLKLDSTTESFKDVPDEATFAGAVGALNTAGLMKGYTDSLFLPKAVLTENDLSILKDRIYNYIKPFVLEEATIMDLQAAMTQGKLTSKELVQKYLDRIEKYDDQGVSINAVLTLNPDALQIAEQLDEERAAQGARGPLHGVPILVKDNFDTNDMPTTAGCICLKDSIPAHDAEQVKKLKAAGAIILGKTNLHEFAFGITTSSSLGGQTLNPYALDHYPGGSSGGTGAAIASNFAAAGMGTDTGGSIRIPSSFNSLVGMRPTIGLSSREGIIPLALTQDVGGPMARTVSDAAIMLDATAGYDKKDVATAYAVGKIPSSYTDFLDVNGLKGARIGVATELIPSTKAEEKAVADVINTAVEELKSLGATAVPISIPNLAEINKYPSLSGYEFKFQLNDYLESLGADAPYHSLSEIIASGEFDKSQEQSMKTRDARQTLETTEYKDIVLKRTQVTRESLLKVMADNNLDAIIYPTSTQAAGVIGEAQNSGGNNRLSPFSGFPAVTVPAGFTTDGLPVGMEFLGRAFDEGTLIKLAYSYEQGTHHRQAPKLTP from the coding sequence ATGACTTATCATGGATCTGTATTGAAAAAAAGTGGGACTTTGTTACTGGCGGGAGCTGTTGTTGCCACAACATGGGGAGGAACGGTGCCTTCGGCATCAGCCGCAACGGCAACGCCTACGAGTAAAACAATAGTAGCTGCTGTATCCAAAGGAAAAGCGCCTGTTACTCCGGCAGCATTTGTTCAGGCCATGGAAGAAGCGGCAACACTTGCAGGTGTTCCTTTTACCATGGACAAATTCTCCGGCACAACCGTACAACGTAAAGATGCTGCGGTTGCCTTGCAACAATGGCTCAAGCTGGATTCGACTACCGAATCATTTAAGGATGTCCCGGATGAAGCCACTTTCGCAGGTGCTGTTGGTGCATTAAATACCGCAGGGTTAATGAAAGGTTATACCGATTCCCTCTTCCTTCCAAAAGCTGTACTTACCGAGAATGACCTATCCATACTGAAAGACCGCATTTATAACTACATAAAACCGTTTGTCTTGGAGGAAGCAACCATTATGGATCTCCAGGCCGCAATGACGCAAGGAAAACTGACATCAAAAGAACTGGTTCAGAAATATCTGGACCGCATTGAAAAATACGATGATCAAGGCGTGAGCATAAATGCCGTATTAACTCTGAACCCGGATGCACTCCAAATTGCGGAGCAATTGGATGAAGAACGTGCAGCCCAAGGTGCTCGCGGGCCTCTGCATGGCGTTCCGATTTTGGTGAAAGACAATTTTGATACCAATGACATGCCGACAACCGCAGGCTGTATCTGTCTGAAAGATTCCATTCCTGCTCACGATGCTGAACAAGTGAAGAAACTCAAAGCAGCTGGCGCCATTATTTTGGGCAAAACAAACCTACATGAATTCGCATTTGGCATCACGACATCCAGCTCATTGGGTGGACAAACACTTAACCCTTACGCCCTGGACCATTATCCAGGTGGCTCAAGCGGTGGAACAGGTGCTGCCATTGCATCTAACTTTGCCGCAGCCGGCATGGGTACAGACACTGGCGGTTCAATCCGAATCCCATCCAGCTTCAACAGCCTTGTGGGTATGCGCCCAACCATCGGACTGTCTAGCCGTGAAGGCATTATTCCATTGGCTTTGACACAGGATGTCGGTGGACCAATGGCTCGTACCGTAAGTGATGCCGCAATCATGCTGGATGCTACAGCCGGCTATGACAAAAAAGATGTCGCTACAGCTTACGCGGTTGGGAAAATCCCCTCCAGCTACACTGATTTCTTGGATGTAAACGGGTTGAAAGGTGCACGCATCGGTGTGGCCACAGAACTCATCCCAAGTACCAAAGCTGAAGAAAAAGCCGTTGCTGACGTAATCAACACAGCTGTGGAAGAATTGAAGTCACTTGGCGCTACCGCAGTTCCAATTTCTATCCCGAACTTGGCCGAGATCAACAAATACCCAAGCCTTAGTGGATATGAATTCAAGTTCCAGCTGAATGACTATCTGGAATCATTGGGTGCAGATGCTCCATATCACAGTCTGTCCGAGATCATCGCTTCCGGAGAGTTTGATAAGTCTCAGGAGCAATCCATGAAAACTCGGGATGCACGCCAAACATTGGAGACTACCGAATACAAGGACATCGTTCTGAAACGCACCCAAGTTACACGTGAGTCCCTGCTGAAAGTTATGGCAGATAATAACCTGGATGCCATCATCTATCCTACGTCCACACAAGCCGCTGGTGTTATTGGCGAAGCACAAAACTCCGGTGGTAACAACCGTTTGAGTCCATTCTCCGGCTTCCCGGCGGTCACGGTTCCTGCTGGTTTCACAACCGATGGTCTGCCTGTAGGCATGGAATTCCTGGGCCGTGCTTTTGATGAAGGAACTTTGATCAAGCTAGCGTACAGCTACGAACAAGGAACTCACCACCGTCAAGCCCCAAAACTTACGCCGTAA
- a CDS encoding DNA topoisomerase III — MKTLVLAEKPSVAREIARVMGARDKHKSYMEGPKYIVTWALGHLVGLAEPEDYDKKYATWNLEDLPILPERTKLKVLKETNHQYKAVQQLMKRQDVGELVIATDAAREGELLARWIMQMAGWKKSFKRLWISSQTDKAIKDGFASLKPGSQFDRLYESARCRAEADWMIGLNVTRALTVRFNAQLSAGRVQTPTLGMIMDRENEINGFRSQEYETLTADLGDFQAVWRAAGGDSRIFNPQEMQELKKRVDGRKGTIAQVKKSEKVEPHPLAYDLTELQRDANRKYGFSAKQTSNVLQRLYEQHKLVTYPRTDSRYLTADMTATLKERLDSVAIGPYASLARPLLRKNLNITKRIVDDSKVTDHHAIIPTEQTVLLNQLNPEERKLYDLIVRRFISLFYPAAKYDSVAITVQVGNDSFHVKGTTVKESGWREVYGGDYSDDDDDRTDDAADHERALLPDVQQGQSVTVQRCHIKSGRTMPPKRYTEAALLSQMEKHGLGTPATRADIIEKLVSSDTIDRQGNSMHPTGKGKQLIELAAPQLRTPDLTARWEAELERIARGQGKPGPFLDSIRSMAKELVSTVKGSKAEYKPHNVSNSHCPDCNARLLEKKGKRGKFLVCPTEDCGYRRSAEKRLSNRRCAQCHKKMEIKEGKAGLYVQCLPCGITETLDKDKQHVNKRDQQKLVKQYAKQESIGSNLGDLLKAAMEKKGK; from the coding sequence TTGAAGACATTGGTACTCGCAGAAAAACCGTCTGTGGCACGCGAAATAGCCAGAGTTATGGGTGCACGTGATAAACATAAAAGTTATATGGAAGGCCCGAAATATATCGTTACCTGGGCGCTTGGACATCTGGTTGGATTAGCTGAACCGGAGGATTACGACAAGAAGTATGCAACATGGAATCTGGAGGACCTGCCAATTCTGCCAGAACGTACGAAACTGAAGGTACTTAAAGAGACCAACCATCAATATAAAGCCGTCCAGCAGTTGATGAAACGTCAGGATGTAGGTGAGCTGGTCATTGCTACGGATGCGGCCCGTGAGGGAGAATTGCTGGCCCGTTGGATCATGCAGATGGCGGGGTGGAAAAAATCGTTCAAACGTCTGTGGATTTCGTCCCAGACAGATAAGGCGATCAAAGACGGATTTGCTTCGCTGAAGCCAGGCAGTCAGTTCGACCGTCTCTATGAATCAGCACGTTGCCGGGCCGAGGCCGACTGGATGATTGGACTTAACGTGACCCGTGCGCTAACCGTTCGTTTCAATGCACAGTTGTCTGCTGGACGGGTCCAAACTCCGACCTTGGGCATGATTATGGATAGAGAAAATGAAATTAATGGGTTCCGCTCGCAGGAATATGAGACGTTAACGGCAGATTTGGGCGATTTTCAGGCTGTTTGGCGGGCAGCAGGGGGAGATTCACGCATTTTCAACCCTCAAGAAATGCAAGAATTGAAGAAGCGGGTAGACGGGCGCAAGGGCACGATTGCCCAGGTGAAGAAAAGCGAGAAAGTAGAGCCGCATCCATTGGCATATGACCTGACAGAACTGCAACGGGATGCCAACCGGAAATATGGTTTCTCGGCAAAGCAAACATCAAATGTCCTGCAACGTCTGTATGAACAGCACAAACTTGTGACGTACCCACGTACGGACAGCCGGTACCTGACTGCCGACATGACAGCTACATTGAAAGAACGTCTGGACAGTGTAGCCATTGGACCTTATGCGTCTCTGGCACGTCCTTTGCTGCGCAAAAATCTGAATATCACCAAACGTATTGTGGATGACAGCAAAGTGACCGATCACCATGCCATTATCCCCACGGAGCAAACGGTACTTCTGAATCAATTGAACCCGGAGGAACGCAAATTGTACGATCTGATCGTACGTCGTTTTATCAGCCTGTTCTATCCGGCAGCGAAGTACGATTCCGTTGCAATCACGGTGCAGGTGGGGAATGATTCCTTCCATGTCAAAGGTACAACGGTGAAAGAAAGCGGATGGCGTGAAGTATACGGCGGCGATTACAGCGATGATGACGATGACCGTACTGATGATGCAGCAGACCATGAGCGTGCGCTTTTGCCAGATGTGCAGCAAGGACAGTCCGTGACGGTTCAGCGTTGTCATATTAAAAGTGGACGGACGATGCCGCCCAAACGGTATACCGAAGCTGCTTTGCTTTCCCAGATGGAAAAGCATGGACTCGGTACTCCGGCTACACGTGCGGATATTATCGAGAAGCTGGTCAGTTCCGATACAATAGATCGTCAAGGCAACAGCATGCACCCGACTGGCAAAGGAAAACAGTTGATTGAACTGGCTGCTCCGCAGCTTCGTACACCGGATCTGACTGCTCGCTGGGAGGCTGAGTTGGAACGAATTGCACGTGGGCAAGGGAAACCAGGACCGTTCCTGGATAGTATTCGTTCAATGGCGAAAGAGCTAGTGTCTACGGTAAAAGGCAGCAAAGCAGAGTACAAGCCACATAATGTGTCCAATAGCCATTGCCCGGACTGTAACGCACGGTTGTTGGAGAAGAAAGGCAAGCGAGGCAAGTTTCTTGTATGTCCTACCGAGGACTGTGGATATCGTCGTTCGGCAGAGAAAAGATTGTCCAATCGTCGTTGTGCGCAGTGCCACAAAAAGATGGAAATCAAAGAAGGCAAGGCGGGGTTATACGTACAATGTCTACCTTGTGGTATTACAGAAACGTTGGATAAGGACAAACAGCATGTGAACAAACGCGATCAGCAAAAGCTGGTAAAACAATATGCGAAACAGGAGTCCATTGGGTCTAACCTTGGAGATTTGCTGAAGGCGGCTATGGAGAAAAAGGGAAAGTAA
- a CDS encoding DUF1294 domain-containing protein, which translates to MQTGLILWFLFINVVGYLVMSDDKRRAQQRRDRTPERTLFLLAFIGGALGVWIAMYRKRHKTKHPSFTIGIPLLLFLNAVIYGYFIQ; encoded by the coding sequence ATGCAAACCGGACTTATATTGTGGTTTTTATTTATTAATGTAGTTGGTTATCTGGTGATGTCGGATGATAAGAGGCGTGCACAACAGCGTCGTGACCGTACACCTGAACGAACGTTATTCTTGCTTGCGTTTATTGGCGGTGCTTTGGGAGTCTGGATCGCGATGTATCGGAAAAGGCATAAGACCAAACATCCCAGCTTCACCATTGGCATTCCGTTGTTGTTGTTCCTGAATGCGGTAATCTATGGTTACTTTATTCAATGA
- a CDS encoding universal stress protein, whose protein sequence is MLFSKILVAYDGSKASNKALDRAIELAKVSPNAVLDVIHAFDFPRVFIGEGLAPLPPSLNNDYYNLAVQTTDEAKERIQAAGVTANVDLIQGAAAEVLLDFAKENDSDIIIIGSRGLGGIREFVLGSVSHNVVQHAQVPVLVVK, encoded by the coding sequence ATGTTATTTTCTAAAATATTAGTGGCTTATGATGGTTCCAAAGCTTCAAATAAAGCACTTGATCGTGCAATTGAGCTAGCCAAAGTGTCCCCGAATGCTGTACTGGATGTCATTCATGCTTTTGATTTCCCGCGTGTATTCATCGGTGAGGGGTTGGCGCCACTGCCACCTTCACTTAATAATGACTACTACAATCTGGCGGTGCAAACGACAGATGAAGCGAAAGAACGAATTCAGGCTGCTGGTGTAACGGCCAATGTGGATCTGATTCAAGGGGCGGCAGCCGAAGTGTTGCTTGATTTTGCCAAAGAAAATGATTCTGATATCATTATTATTGGTAGTCGTGGACTTGGTGGAATTCGGGAATTTGTCCTGGGTAGTGTCAGTCACAATGTGGTGCAGCATGCTCAGGTTCCAGTACTTGTCGTAAAATAA
- the purE gene encoding 5-(carboxyamino)imidazole ribonucleotide mutase: MSLQVAVIMGSKSDWETMKHACEVLDELEIGYEKKVVSAHRTPDLMFEYAEQAIDRGFKVIIAGAGGAAHLPGMVASKTMLPVIGVPVQSKALNGLDSLLSIVQMPGGIPVATVAIGKAGATNAGLLAAQMIGAFDPDVQRRSEARRERIKQEVLESSEEL; encoded by the coding sequence ATGTCACTGCAAGTCGCTGTAATTATGGGCAGCAAGTCGGATTGGGAAACGATGAAACATGCGTGCGAGGTGCTGGACGAGCTGGAGATTGGTTATGAGAAAAAGGTGGTCTCCGCCCATCGTACACCGGATTTGATGTTTGAATACGCAGAGCAAGCAATTGATCGAGGATTCAAGGTGATCATTGCAGGTGCAGGCGGGGCAGCACATCTACCCGGTATGGTCGCTTCCAAAACGATGCTTCCAGTCATTGGCGTACCGGTTCAATCCAAAGCATTGAACGGTCTCGATTCCTTGTTGTCCATTGTTCAGATGCCTGGTGGTATTCCCGTCGCAACTGTAGCGATTGGCAAGGCAGGGGCAACGAATGCCGGATTGCTGGCAGCTCAGATGATCGGAGCTTTTGACCCGGATGTCCAACGTCGCTCTGAAGCTCGCCGAGAGCGTATCAAACAAGAAGTACTCGAAAGCAGTGAAGAACTATGA
- the purK gene encoding 5-(carboxyamino)imidazole ribonucleotide synthase: protein MSSTGNQSGIAGELKNVLLPGKTTIGILGGGQLGRMITLAGTAMGYRFVTLDPAADAPCGQVARQIEADYDDAKAALELARQCDVITYEFENVDAEVAGLLERESYVPQGSALLYTTQHRLREKRAIEAAGVRVAPYREITSGDTMLAAVSELGVPCVLKTVTGGYDGKGQRVIREANEAVASYEELAATGAELVLEQFIKFECEISVVVARSTNGEIKTFPPAENIHVNNILHASIVPARVAADIQIEAQKLAAAVAESMKAVGLLAVELFVASDGRLYVNELAPRPHNSGHYTMEACATSQFEQHIRAICGLPLGDTSLLSPVVMVNVLGEHLEGIIARTGQPDVEAIDLGVIPKLHIYGKTEAKTGRKMGHVNLLCQDVEEGLQWIEQTNLWRNTNS, encoded by the coding sequence ATGAGTAGTACAGGGAACCAATCCGGTATAGCAGGAGAGCTGAAAAATGTTCTGCTACCGGGGAAAACAACCATTGGCATTCTTGGAGGCGGACAGCTGGGACGTATGATTACGCTCGCAGGAACGGCAATGGGGTATCGATTCGTTACTCTTGATCCCGCTGCGGATGCACCTTGTGGTCAAGTTGCTCGTCAGATTGAAGCTGATTATGACGATGCCAAAGCTGCACTTGAACTGGCTCGGCAATGCGATGTTATTACGTATGAATTCGAAAATGTGGATGCAGAAGTCGCTGGGCTGCTCGAACGTGAGTCCTACGTTCCGCAAGGAAGTGCGCTACTATACACCACACAACATCGATTACGTGAAAAACGTGCAATTGAAGCCGCTGGAGTAAGAGTTGCACCTTATCGGGAGATCACGAGTGGGGATACGATGCTTGCTGCTGTAAGTGAACTTGGCGTGCCATGTGTACTGAAGACGGTGACTGGAGGTTACGATGGCAAAGGCCAGCGTGTAATTCGGGAAGCGAATGAGGCTGTGGCTTCGTACGAAGAGCTTGCGGCTACTGGTGCGGAACTGGTGTTGGAACAATTCATTAAGTTCGAATGCGAGATTTCGGTCGTTGTTGCGCGTAGTACAAATGGGGAGATCAAAACGTTCCCGCCTGCGGAGAACATTCATGTGAATAACATTTTGCATGCTTCAATTGTACCGGCTAGAGTTGCCGCAGATATCCAGATTGAAGCGCAAAAGCTGGCAGCAGCGGTAGCAGAATCGATGAAGGCTGTTGGGCTGCTGGCTGTGGAACTGTTTGTAGCGTCGGATGGAAGACTGTACGTCAACGAACTGGCACCAAGACCACATAATTCCGGTCACTATACGATGGAAGCTTGTGCGACTTCTCAGTTCGAACAACATATCCGTGCCATCTGCGGATTACCACTCGGTGACACTTCGTTATTGAGTCCGGTTGTTATGGTCAATGTGCTTGGAGAACATCTGGAAGGCATTATCGCAAGAACAGGGCAACCTGATGTAGAAGCGATAGACCTCGGTGTGATTCCCAAGCTTCACATATATGGTAAAACCGAAGCAAAAACAGGACGTAAGATGGGGCATGTGAATCTGCTTTGTCAGGATGTTGAAGAAGGATTGCAATGGATAGAACAAACTAACCTCTGGAGGAATACAAATTCATGA
- the purB gene encoding adenylosuccinate lyase has translation MIERYSRPEMRAIWTEENKFQSWLEVEICACEAWAELGVIPKEEAALLRQNASFDIDRIYEIEKETRHDVIAFTRTVSESLGAERKWVHYGLTSTDVVDTALGYVLRQANEILEKDIVNFIEILREKALAYQHTPMMGRTHGVHAEPTTFGLKMALWHEEMKRNLERFRHAADNVQYGKISGAVGTYANIDPFVEEFVCEKLGTKPAPISTQTLQRDRHAEYMATLALIATSLDKFATEVRALQKSEFREVEEAFAKGQKGSSAMPHKRNPIGSENISGLSRVIRGHMVSAYENVTLWHERDISHSSVERIILPDATMLLNYMLNRFGNIVKNLTVFPENMKRNMERTYGVPFSGRIMTKLIDKGFSREQAYDTVQPRAMQAWEEQRQFQDIVKSTPEITEVLNAEEIADAFNPSWHLKHVDTIFKKLGLND, from the coding sequence ATGATTGAACGTTATAGCAGACCCGAAATGAGAGCCATCTGGACCGAAGAGAACAAATTCCAATCGTGGCTGGAAGTTGAAATTTGTGCATGTGAGGCGTGGGCCGAACTGGGTGTAATCCCTAAGGAAGAAGCAGCATTGCTTCGTCAGAACGCATCTTTTGACATCGACCGCATCTATGAGATTGAAAAGGAAACACGTCATGACGTTATCGCATTTACACGTACGGTATCTGAAAGTCTGGGTGCGGAGCGGAAATGGGTGCACTACGGACTGACTTCCACAGATGTCGTGGATACGGCTCTGGGTTATGTACTGCGTCAAGCGAATGAGATTCTGGAAAAGGATATCGTGAATTTCATTGAAATTCTTCGTGAAAAAGCACTGGCTTATCAGCACACACCAATGATGGGACGTACACACGGGGTGCATGCGGAGCCAACAACATTTGGTCTGAAAATGGCGTTGTGGCATGAAGAGATGAAACGGAACCTGGAGCGTTTCCGTCATGCAGCAGACAATGTACAATACGGCAAAATCTCAGGCGCAGTAGGAACATACGCGAACATCGATCCGTTTGTTGAAGAGTTTGTCTGCGAGAAGCTGGGCACAAAGCCAGCGCCAATCTCGACTCAAACATTGCAACGTGACCGTCACGCAGAATATATGGCTACACTGGCGTTGATCGCAACGTCCTTGGACAAGTTTGCTACAGAGGTACGTGCACTGCAGAAGAGTGAGTTCCGTGAAGTGGAAGAAGCTTTTGCAAAAGGTCAAAAAGGATCTTCAGCAATGCCGCACAAGCGTAACCCAATTGGTAGTGAAAACATCTCTGGCTTGTCCCGCGTCATTCGCGGACATATGGTATCGGCATACGAGAACGTAACGCTCTGGCATGAACGCGACATCTCGCACTCTTCCGTAGAACGTATCATTCTGCCGGATGCAACGATGCTGCTGAACTACATGCTGAATCGTTTTGGTAACATCGTGAAGAACCTGACGGTTTTCCCTGAAAACATGAAACGCAACATGGAGCGCACCTACGGGGTACCATTCTCCGGTCGCATCATGACAAAGCTGATCGACAAAGGTTTCAGCCGCGAGCAAGCATACGATACCGTTCAACCACGTGCGATGCAAGCATGGGAAGAACAACGTCAGTTCCAGGATATCGTGAAATCCACACCGGAAATCACCGAAGTGTTGAACGCAGAAGAAATCGCAGATGCATTCAACCCGTCATGGCATCTGAAGCACGTAGACACCATCTTCAAAAAGCTCGGCTTGAACGATTAA